A portion of the Nitratidesulfovibrio termitidis HI1 genome contains these proteins:
- a CDS encoding P-II family nitrogen regulator codes for MALKMIKAIVRPEAADTVADGLAEAGFASMTMIHAFGRGKQKGITVGSVHYDELPRTMLVMVVEEASVEEILTLIKCKAYTGNFGDGKVFVSPSRTR; via the coding sequence ATGGCTCTCAAGATGATCAAGGCGATCGTGCGGCCAGAAGCCGCGGACACCGTGGCCGACGGCCTCGCCGAGGCGGGTTTCGCCTCCATGACCATGATCCACGCCTTCGGGCGCGGCAAGCAGAAGGGCATCACCGTGGGCAGCGTGCACTACGACGAACTGCCCCGCACCATGCTGGTCATGGTGGTGGAGGAAGCCAGCGTCGAGGAAATCCTCACGCTCATCAAATGCAAGGCGTACACGGGCAATTTCGGCGACGGCAAGGTGTTCGTCTCGCCGTCGAGGACGCGCTGA
- the anfD gene encoding nitrogenase iron-iron protein, alpha chain codes for MPYHLFKCSECIPEREKHAVIKSPGETLADALPLGYLNTIPGTISERGCAYCGAKHVIGTPMKDVIHLSHGPVGCTYDTWQTKRYISDNDNFQLKYTFATDMKEKHIVFGAEKLLKQTIIDSFKAVPHIKHMTIYQTCASALIGDDINAIAQEVMDEMPDVDIFVCNSPGFGGPSQSGGHHKINIAWINQKVGTFEPEITSDYVINYVGEYNIQGDQEVMQDYFKRMGIQVLSTFTGNGSYDGLRGMHLAHLNVLECARSAEYICNELRQRYGTPRLDIDGFGFEPLGNSLRKIGLFFGIEDRAQTIIEEETARWKPELEWYRARLTGKKVCLWPGGSKLWHWAHVIHDEMGVDVVSVYTKFGHQGDMEKGIARCEEGALAIDDPNELEGLEAMDMLQPDIIFTGKRPGEVAKKVRVPYLNAHAYHNGPWKGFEGWVRFARDIYNAIYSPIHELSKLDISKDEIPTDKGFVTRRMLSDANLPDEVRNDPNLRPYSGKYDSLVDLRGKTYPTFEPQAVAV; via the coding sequence ATGCCGTACCATCTTTTCAAATGCAGCGAATGCATACCCGAGCGCGAAAAGCACGCCGTCATCAAGAGCCCCGGCGAAACGCTGGCCGATGCGCTGCCCCTCGGCTACCTGAACACCATTCCGGGCACCATATCCGAGCGCGGCTGCGCCTACTGCGGCGCAAAGCACGTCATCGGCACGCCCATGAAGGACGTCATCCACCTCAGCCACGGCCCCGTGGGCTGCACCTACGACACGTGGCAGACCAAGCGCTACATCAGCGACAACGACAACTTCCAGCTCAAGTACACCTTCGCCACAGACATGAAGGAAAAGCACATCGTGTTCGGGGCGGAAAAGCTGCTGAAGCAGACCATCATCGACAGCTTCAAGGCCGTGCCGCACATCAAGCACATGACCATCTACCAGACCTGCGCGTCCGCCCTCATCGGCGACGACATCAACGCCATCGCGCAGGAAGTGATGGACGAAATGCCCGACGTGGACATCTTCGTGTGCAACTCGCCGGGCTTTGGCGGCCCCAGCCAGTCGGGCGGGCACCACAAGATCAACATCGCCTGGATCAACCAGAAGGTGGGCACCTTCGAGCCGGAGATCACCAGCGACTACGTGATCAACTACGTGGGTGAATACAACATCCAGGGCGACCAGGAGGTCATGCAGGACTACTTCAAGCGCATGGGCATCCAGGTGCTGTCCACCTTCACCGGCAACGGGTCGTACGACGGCCTGCGCGGCATGCACCTGGCCCACCTGAACGTGCTGGAATGCGCCCGTTCTGCGGAATACATCTGCAACGAACTGCGCCAGCGCTACGGCACGCCGCGCCTGGACATCGACGGCTTCGGCTTCGAGCCGCTGGGCAACTCGCTGCGCAAGATCGGACTGTTCTTCGGCATAGAAGACCGCGCCCAGACCATCATCGAGGAAGAAACCGCCCGCTGGAAGCCGGAACTGGAATGGTACCGGGCCCGCCTTACCGGCAAGAAGGTGTGCCTGTGGCCCGGCGGCTCCAAGCTGTGGCACTGGGCGCATGTCATCCACGACGAAATGGGCGTGGACGTGGTGTCGGTGTACACCAAGTTCGGCCACCAGGGGGACATGGAAAAGGGCATCGCCCGCTGCGAGGAAGGGGCTCTCGCCATCGACGACCCCAACGAACTGGAAGGGCTGGAAGCCATGGACATGTTGCAGCCGGACATCATCTTTACCGGCAAGCGTCCCGGCGAGGTGGCCAAGAAGGTGCGCGTGCCCTACCTGAACGCCCACGCCTACCACAACGGCCCGTGGAAGGGCTTTGAAGGCTGGGTGCGTTTTGCGCGCGACATCTACAACGCCATCTACTCGCCCATTCACGAGCTGTCCAAGCTGGACATCAGCAAGGACGAAATTCCCACCGACAAGGGCTTCGTCACCCGGCGCATGCTCTCGGACGCCAACCTGCCCGACGAGGTGCGCAACGACCCGAACCTGCGGCCTTACTCCGGCAAGTACGACAGCCTCGTGGACCTGCGGGGCAAGACCTACCCCACCTTCGAGCCGCAAGCCGTCGCGGTGTGA
- a CDS encoding gamma-glutamylcyclotransferase family protein: MSYGRPDRAYLFAYGSNMNPAQLRTRCSTLPRVVAVARLSDHRLSFHGHTRIWDGGLETVAAAPGEKVWGVVLELTFTDLGRLDAWQDARLDGAGSYFHYPATVTDAEGGVHHVLLYKKDVQGTPVPPSREYLGFIAHGAEERGLPVDYLARLRAMDSRPASYPAPRHPHFDRGLLANVSCDTCGGGDG, from the coding sequence ATGAGCTACGGCAGGCCGGACCGGGCCTACCTGTTCGCCTACGGTTCCAACATGAACCCGGCGCAGCTGCGCACCCGCTGCTCCACACTGCCCCGCGTGGTGGCCGTGGCCCGGCTGAGCGACCATCGGCTGTCCTTCCACGGGCACACCCGCATCTGGGACGGCGGACTGGAAACGGTAGCCGCCGCGCCCGGCGAAAAGGTGTGGGGAGTGGTGCTGGAACTGACCTTCACCGACCTGGGACGGTTGGATGCCTGGCAGGACGCACGGCTGGACGGCGCGGGCAGCTACTTCCACTATCCGGCCACGGTGACCGACGCCGAAGGCGGCGTCCACCACGTGCTGCTGTACAAGAAGGACGTGCAGGGCACCCCCGTGCCCCCCAGCCGTGAATACCTCGGCTTCATCGCGCACGGCGCGGAAGAGCGTGGCCTGCCCGTCGACTACCTTGCCCGGCTGCGCGCCATGGACAGCCGCCCGGCCTCGTACCCTGCGCCCCGCCATCCCCATTTCGACCGGGGGCTGCTGGCCAACGTCTCGTGCGATACCTGCGGCGGGGGTGACGGGTAA
- the anfK gene encoding Fe-only nitrogenase subunit beta — MACEIKEKERPGCINPIFTCQPAGAQFASIGIKECIGIVHGGQGCVMFVRLIFSQHFKESFEIASSSVHEDGAVFGACGRVEQAVDVLLMRYPDVKVVPIISTCSTEVIGDDIDGVVTKLNAGLLKEKYPDREVHLIPIHTPSFVGSMVSGYDVAVKDFVSHFATKTEPNGKLNLLTGWVNPGDVTELKHLVSAMGIDATVLFEIESFDAPLMPHGNHVAHGTTTMDDLRGTANAMGTIALNPYEGGRAAKYLQQEFDIPTIIGPTPIGIRNTDTFLKNLQTLTGKPIPESLVRERGIALDAITDLTHMFFADKRVAIYGNPDLVIGLAEFCLDLEMKPTLLLLGDDNPNYKTDPRVKALQENVDHDMEIVTNADFWELEDRIKNKGLELDLILGHSKGRFISIDYNIPMFRVGFPTYDRAGMHRHPVVGYAGATWLAEQMANTLFSDMEYKKNKEWVLNMW; from the coding sequence ATGGCCTGTGAAATAAAGGAAAAAGAACGGCCGGGGTGCATCAACCCCATCTTCACCTGCCAGCCGGCGGGGGCGCAGTTCGCCAGTATCGGCATCAAGGAATGCATCGGCATCGTGCATGGCGGCCAGGGCTGCGTGATGTTCGTGCGCCTGATCTTCTCGCAGCACTTCAAGGAGAGTTTCGAAATCGCTTCCTCCTCGGTGCACGAGGACGGCGCGGTGTTCGGGGCCTGCGGCCGCGTCGAGCAGGCCGTGGACGTGCTGCTGATGCGCTACCCCGACGTGAAGGTGGTGCCCATCATCTCCACCTGCTCCACCGAAGTCATCGGCGACGACATCGACGGCGTGGTCACCAAGCTGAACGCCGGGCTGCTGAAGGAAAAGTACCCCGACCGCGAGGTGCACCTGATCCCCATCCACACCCCCAGCTTCGTGGGCAGCATGGTCAGCGGGTACGACGTGGCGGTAAAGGACTTCGTCAGCCACTTTGCCACCAAAACCGAACCCAACGGCAAGCTGAACCTGCTCACCGGCTGGGTGAACCCCGGCGACGTGACCGAGCTGAAGCACCTGGTTTCGGCCATGGGCATCGACGCCACCGTGCTGTTCGAAATCGAAAGCTTCGACGCGCCGCTGATGCCTCACGGCAACCACGTGGCCCACGGCACCACCACCATGGACGACCTGCGCGGCACGGCCAACGCCATGGGCACCATCGCCCTCAACCCGTACGAGGGCGGCAGGGCGGCCAAGTACCTGCAACAGGAATTCGACATCCCGACCATCATCGGGCCAACGCCCATCGGCATCCGCAACACGGATACCTTCCTGAAGAACCTGCAGACGCTGACCGGCAAGCCCATTCCGGAATCGCTGGTGCGCGAACGCGGCATCGCGCTGGACGCCATCACCGACCTGACGCACATGTTCTTTGCGGACAAGCGCGTGGCCATCTACGGCAACCCGGACCTGGTCATCGGCCTGGCGGAGTTCTGTCTGGACCTGGAAATGAAGCCCACCCTGCTGCTTCTGGGCGACGACAACCCCAACTACAAGACCGACCCGCGCGTCAAGGCCCTGCAGGAGAACGTGGATCACGACATGGAGATCGTGACCAACGCGGACTTCTGGGAACTGGAAGACCGCATCAAGAACAAGGGGCTGGAACTGGACCTGATCCTGGGCCACTCCAAGGGCCGCTTCATCTCCATCGACTACAACATCCCCATGTTCCGCGTGGGCTTTCCCACCTATGACCGGGCGGGCATGCACCGCCACCCCGTGGTGGGTTACGCCGGGGCCACCTGGCTGGCCGAGCAGATGGCCAACACCCTGTTCTCGGACATGGAATACAAGAAAAACAAGGAATGGGTGCTCAACATGTGGTGA
- a CDS encoding type I restriction endonuclease — protein MDFSESIKALSDRAQKVKCNLATEEATKTSLVMPFIRALGYDVFNPLEVVPEFIADIAGKKGEKVDYAIMHDGKPIMLIECKCCGANMNDANRDQLHRYFLTLDSYIGILTDGIRYRFFSAADDGKNMDATPFMEFDLENPDPTLLPELRKLCKGKFDLQNTLDAVSQLKFNRQVKMVLAQNLEDPDEEFVKFFIRTAGKVAYKNTILQHAAWVKRAMEEFIAEQIDARLKTALAATPKKEELAQDVECPSDVPSVVTTEEEWQAFYLVKSILMGVVPPESVFIRDGVNFCNILFEDTLRQPLLRLFFNNPEKLAVELVVGMTGEKKEFSKHQITGIDDILQYSDAIRETVRMYLAKKGQKER, from the coding sequence ATGGACTTTTCAGAATCCATAAAAGCCCTGTCGGACAGGGCACAAAAGGTGAAATGCAACCTTGCGACGGAAGAGGCGACCAAAACCAGTCTGGTCATGCCATTCATCCGTGCCTTGGGGTACGACGTGTTCAACCCTCTGGAAGTTGTACCTGAGTTCATTGCGGATATCGCAGGGAAGAAGGGAGAGAAGGTTGACTACGCCATCATGCATGATGGGAAGCCAATCATGCTCATCGAGTGCAAATGCTGTGGGGCAAACATGAATGACGCGAACAGGGACCAGCTGCACAGATATTTTCTTACGTTGGATTCGTATATAGGAATTCTTACTGACGGAATACGCTATAGATTTTTTTCCGCAGCTGACGATGGGAAGAACATGGACGCCACCCCGTTCATGGAGTTCGACCTTGAAAATCCAGACCCCACGCTGCTCCCCGAATTGCGCAAACTGTGCAAGGGGAAATTCGATCTTCAAAATACGCTCGATGCTGTAAGTCAGCTAAAATTCAACCGTCAGGTCAAGATGGTGCTGGCTCAAAACTTGGAGGACCCGGATGAGGAATTTGTTAAATTCTTCATTCGTACTGCGGGGAAAGTCGCATACAAGAACACAATTTTGCAACACGCCGCGTGGGTAAAGCGGGCGATGGAAGAGTTTATCGCGGAGCAGATTGACGCCAGGCTGAAGACTGCGCTTGCAGCGACACCTAAGAAAGAAGAACTGGCGCAGGATGTAGAATGTCCTAGCGATGTCCCCAGCGTGGTCACCACGGAAGAGGAGTGGCAGGCGTTTTATCTGGTCAAGTCAATCCTCATGGGGGTCGTGCCCCCGGAGAGTGTTTTCATCCGCGACGGCGTGAATTTTTGCAACATTCTGTTCGAAGACACACTACGGCAACCCCTCCTCCGACTTTTTTTCAATAACCCGGAAAAATTGGCGGTCGAACTGGTTGTCGGAATGACCGGCGAAAAAAAGGAATTTTCCAAGCACCAGATAACAGGCATAGACGACATCCTGCAATACTCCGATGCTATTCGGGAGACGGTGCGGATGTACTTGGCGAAGAAGGGACAGAAAGAAAGGTAG
- the anfG gene encoding Fe-only nitrogenase subunit delta, producing the protein MGDAMKDDVMKDRIEQLVDYIMKKCLWQFHSRAWDRTRQNEGILTRTRQLLCDEPVDISTPDARCYWVDAVCLADAFRARYAWLADMSKDEIAVLMQGLHERIEYLTVTGSLNLELTDQKY; encoded by the coding sequence ATGGGCGACGCAATGAAGGATGACGTGATGAAGGACCGCATCGAGCAGCTTGTCGATTACATCATGAAGAAATGCCTGTGGCAGTTCCACTCCCGTGCCTGGGACAGAACCCGCCAGAACGAGGGCATCCTGACCAGGACCAGGCAGCTTCTGTGCGACGAGCCGGTGGACATCTCCACCCCGGATGCCCGCTGCTACTGGGTGGACGCCGTGTGCCTGGCAGACGCCTTCCGCGCCCGCTACGCGTGGCTGGCGGATATGAGCAAGGACGAGATTGCCGTGCTCATGCAGGGGCTGCACGAACGCATCGAGTACCTGACCGTTACGGGGTCGCTCAATCTCGAACTGACCGACCAGAAGTACTAG
- a CDS encoding UPF0280 family protein yields the protein MNTRRNTPRNNARSHSAPTTPDALNVHTDHVRGYRKRTARHPDEVVFQVVVEETDLWVTARSSLSSLSGLPGLPVQPDLPDLPDLPDLPDLPDAIAAYVTELRGQLKAWMLLAPDFRTSLAPVPTPASAPEVARRMAHGADLAGVGPFAAVAGTVAQMVAERFAPVSPDIIVENGGDIYICSQRDRVVGLLPDPASGEMIGVVVKAADCPVSLCSSSATIGHSLSLGVGDIAAVRARDASLADAAATLFGNMLRGADDVARVTERAAAMAHLGIEGVYAQCSGRVGIWGNMELAVA from the coding sequence ATGAACACCAGACGCAACACCCCCCGCAACAACGCGCGCAGTCACTCCGCACCCACCACGCCGGATGCCCTCAACGTGCACACCGACCATGTGCGCGGCTATCGCAAGCGTACCGCCCGTCACCCGGACGAGGTGGTCTTTCAGGTGGTGGTGGAAGAAACCGACCTGTGGGTGACCGCCCGGTCGAGCTTGTCGAGCTTGTCAGGCCTGCCCGGCCTGCCCGTACAGCCGGACCTGCCAGACCTGCCCGATCTGCCGGACCTGCCCGATCTGCCGGACGCCATCGCCGCCTATGTCACCGAACTGCGCGGCCAGCTAAAGGCGTGGATGCTGCTTGCGCCGGACTTTCGCACCAGTCTGGCGCCCGTGCCCACTCCCGCCAGCGCCCCGGAGGTTGCCCGGCGCATGGCGCACGGGGCCGACCTGGCCGGGGTGGGCCCCTTTGCCGCCGTGGCGGGCACCGTGGCCCAGATGGTGGCGGAACGCTTTGCCCCGGTGTCGCCGGACATCATCGTGGAGAACGGCGGCGACATCTACATCTGTTCGCAGCGCGACCGGGTGGTGGGCCTGCTGCCCGACCCGGCCAGCGGCGAGATGATCGGTGTGGTGGTGAAGGCGGCGGACTGCCCCGTCTCGCTATGCTCGTCGTCGGCCACCATCGGCCATTCGCTGAGCCTTGGCGTTGGCGACATAGCGGCGGTGCGGGCGCGCGATGCCAGCCTGGCCGACGCGGCGGCCACCCTGTTCGGCAACATGCTGCGGGGGGCGGACGACGTGGCCCGCGTGACCGAACGCGCCGCCGCCATGGCCCATCTGGGCATAGAGGGCGTGTACGCCCAGTGCAGCGGACGCGTGGGCATTTGGGGGAACATGGAACTGGCCGTGGCATGA
- the nifH gene encoding nitrogenase iron protein produces the protein MTRKIAIYGKGGIGKSTTTQNTAAAMAHFHNQKIFIHGCDPKADSTRLILGGKPQETLMDVLREQGAEKVTIDKVVKSGFKNIRCVESGGPEPGVGCAGRGVITAIDLMESLGAYTEDLDYVFFDVLGDVVCGGFAMPIRDGKAQEVYIVASGEMMAIYAANNICKGLLKYAKQSGVRLGGVICNSRKVDREREFLEEFTAAIGTQMIHFVPRDNIVQKAEFNKKTVTEYDDAENQALEYSILGQKIIENTNFVIPKPLTMDELEAMVIKYGIAD, from the coding sequence ATGACCAGAAAGATCGCTATCTACGGCAAGGGCGGCATCGGCAAGTCCACCACCACGCAGAACACCGCCGCCGCCATGGCGCACTTCCACAACCAGAAGATCTTCATCCACGGTTGCGACCCCAAGGCCGACTCCACCCGGCTCATCCTGGGCGGCAAGCCGCAGGAAACCCTGATGGACGTGCTGCGCGAGCAGGGCGCTGAAAAGGTGACCATCGACAAGGTGGTGAAGAGCGGCTTCAAGAACATCCGCTGCGTGGAATCCGGCGGTCCGGAACCGGGCGTGGGCTGTGCGGGGCGCGGCGTCATCACCGCCATCGACCTCATGGAAAGCCTTGGCGCGTATACCGAAGACCTGGACTACGTGTTCTTCGACGTTCTGGGCGACGTGGTGTGCGGCGGCTTCGCCATGCCCATCCGCGACGGCAAGGCGCAGGAAGTCTACATCGTGGCGTCCGGCGAAATGATGGCCATCTACGCCGCCAACAACATCTGCAAGGGCCTGCTGAAGTATGCCAAGCAGAGCGGCGTGCGCCTTGGCGGCGTCATCTGCAACAGCCGCAAGGTGGACCGCGAACGCGAGTTTCTGGAAGAATTCACCGCCGCCATCGGCACCCAGATGATCCACTTCGTGCCGCGCGACAACATCGTGCAGAAGGCGGAATTCAACAAGAAGACCGTGACGGAGTACGACGACGCCGAAAACCAGGCCCTGGAATACAGCATACTCGGTCAGAAGATCATCGAGAACACCAACTTCGTCATCCCCAAGCCCCTCACCATGGACGAGCTGGAAGCGATGGTCATCAAGTACGGCATCGCCGACTAG
- a CDS encoding MerR family transcriptional regulator, with product MIRELLTLREIARRLDVPPSSIAYYKDRFARFLPAGEGRGRRLRYPVHVLDIFREIRSMYTRNVAAEQIEERLEELVAALSAPAGQHGQAGESPRAGQPVGQSGGQPGARSGARASGTGAEPHRWERFHASDGMAGPGHSPEYSADAAPHAASPEPADPAVEGLPGMLDRMATLLQVQGHMLAELSSLRRQVEELRADRDALLSAFDERAARLDEALDLLRRERAEAVTRLVDDYYSVVSGPADTGDAAAKADAGATGGPEHGAADGAGASRNTTDQDASGADAREGKTSSSGASESASQATSEQARSGKESATTPPATLFDRPLVIRRNGEYLGVSGRDKAFTLRELLALVDRHAARRHRVTLGWSRSGASWVLRLTTDEPASGRQGGSRTHELTLQPVTTPSGNHVTRLSRLAINGDTVPDRFLLELFRNIKESYESR from the coding sequence ATGATCCGCGAACTGCTGACCCTCCGCGAAATCGCCCGCCGCCTCGATGTGCCCCCCTCCAGTATCGCCTATTACAAGGACAGGTTCGCGCGCTTCCTGCCCGCCGGAGAAGGGCGGGGCAGGCGGCTGCGCTATCCCGTGCATGTGCTGGACATCTTCAGGGAGATCAGGAGCATGTACACGCGCAACGTGGCGGCGGAGCAGATCGAGGAACGACTGGAAGAACTGGTGGCCGCGCTGTCCGCTCCAGCGGGGCAGCATGGCCAGGCGGGCGAATCGCCCCGCGCCGGTCAGCCGGTGGGGCAATCGGGCGGGCAGCCGGGTGCCAGATCGGGTGCGCGAGCATCCGGCACCGGGGCAGAGCCGCATCGGTGGGAACGCTTCCATGCCTCCGACGGCATGGCGGGCCCAGGGCACTCACCGGAATATTCAGCGGATGCCGCACCGCACGCAGCTAGTCCAGAGCCTGCGGACCCCGCCGTGGAAGGGCTGCCCGGCATGCTCGACCGCATGGCCACGCTGCTTCAGGTGCAGGGGCACATGCTGGCGGAGCTTTCCAGTCTGCGCCGTCAGGTGGAGGAACTGCGCGCCGACCGCGACGCCCTGCTTTCCGCCTTTGACGAGCGTGCCGCCCGGCTGGACGAGGCGCTGGACCTGCTGCGCCGTGAACGCGCAGAAGCGGTCACCCGCCTCGTGGACGATTACTACTCGGTAGTGTCGGGACCAGCGGATACCGGTGATGCCGCGGCCAAAGCGGACGCAGGCGCAACCGGTGGGCCGGAACACGGGGCTGCCGATGGCGCCGGGGCCAGCCGGAATACCACGGATCAGGACGCATCCGGTGCTGACGCGCGGGAGGGCAAGACCTCGTCCTCGGGGGCTTCCGAGTCCGCATCGCAGGCAACGTCCGAGCAGGCCAGGTCCGGCAAGGAATCCGCCACCACGCCGCCCGCAACCCTGTTCGACAGGCCGCTGGTCATCCGGCGCAACGGCGAATATCTGGGGGTGTCAGGCCGTGACAAGGCGTTCACCCTGCGTGAACTGCTGGCGCTGGTGGACCGCCACGCCGCCCGGCGGCATCGCGTCACCCTGGGCTGGAGCCGATCCGGCGCATCCTGGGTGCTGCGCCTGACCACCGACGAACCCGCCAGCGGCAGGCAGGGCGGCAGCCGCACCCATGAACTGACCCTGCAGCCGGTCACCACGCCCAGCGGCAACCACGTCACCCGGCTTTCGCGTCTTGCCATCAACGGGGACACGGTGCCGGACCGTTTTCTTCTGGAATTGTTCCGGAATATCAAGGAAAGCTACGAATCGCGGTAG
- a CDS encoding P-II family nitrogen regulator produces the protein MKEIIAIIRPKKMGATKEALDKLGFPCLTAVPVLGRGKQQGLAGEIGTEINPRVLEQGKFRKMKYIPKRMISLVVPGASVDAVIDAIVTVNRTEQIGDGRIFICPVEDAMRVRTDEHGESAIL, from the coding sequence ATGAAGGAGATCATCGCCATCATCCGCCCCAAGAAGATGGGCGCCACCAAGGAAGCGCTGGACAAGCTGGGCTTCCCCTGCCTGACCGCCGTGCCCGTGCTGGGCCGGGGCAAGCAGCAGGGCCTGGCTGGCGAGATCGGCACGGAAATCAACCCCAGGGTGCTGGAGCAGGGCAAGTTCCGCAAGATGAAGTACATCCCCAAGCGCATGATTTCGCTGGTGGTGCCCGGTGCCAGCGTGGACGCCGTCATCGACGCCATAGTGACGGTGAACCGCACCGAGCAGATCGGCGACGGCAGGATCTTCATCTGTCCCGTGGAAGACGCCATGCGCGTACGTACCGACGAACACGGCGAAAGCGCCATCCTGTAG